One Odocoileus virginianus isolate 20LAN1187 ecotype Illinois chromosome 4, Ovbor_1.2, whole genome shotgun sequence DNA segment encodes these proteins:
- the LOC110132928 gene encoding arylacetamide deacetylase, translating into MKSTFFSSFQCFPPTSDENITVRDTTFNDIPVRIYVPQQKTKSLRRALFYIHGGGWSLGSNDYYFYDLLSRRTADRLDAVVISTNYRLAPKYHFPVQFEDVYTALKWFLDPQVLESYGVDPGRIGVSGDSAGGNLAAAVAQQLLEDPDVKIKLKVQSLIYPALQNFDFDLPSYQENAHYPVLSKSVMVTFWSEYFTTDRSLKKAMLSNQHIPLESSHLFKFVNWSSLLPEKFKKGHVYKTPTHGSSELAKKYPGILDVKASPLLADDSKLRGLPLTYVITCQYDVLRDDGLMYVTRLQNSGVRVIHNHLEGAFHGTLYFLFTKVGYRAADQYINWLHENL; encoded by the exons ATGAAATCGACATTCTTTTCAAGCTTTCAATGTTTTCCACCAACATCAGATGAAAACATAACTGTGAGAGATACAACATTCAACGATATTCCTGTCCGTATATACGTGccccaacagaaaacaaaatcattaagAAGAGCCTTGTTTTATATTCATGGTGGTGGCTGGAGTTTGGGCAGTAATG attaTTATTTCTATGACCTTCTGTCCAGACGGACAGCAGACAGACTTGATGCAGTTGTCATATCAACCAA CTACAGACTAGCCCCGAAGTACCATTTTCCAGTTCAATTTGAAGATGTGTACACTGCATTAAAATGGTTTTTAGACCCCCAAGTTCTTGAAAGCTATGGTGTGGATCCTGGAAGAATCGGTGTCTCTGGAGACAGTGCTGGAGGGAATTTAGCTGCAGCGGTGGCGCAGCAG cTCTTAGAAGATCCAGATGTCAAGATCAAGCTCAAGGTCCAATCTTTAATATATCCTGCCCTTCAGAATTTTGATTTCGATTTACCATCATATCAAGAAAATGCACATTATCCAGTTCTGTCGAAATCAGTCATGGTCACATTCTGGAGTGAATATTTTACTACAGATAGATCACTTAAGAAAGCAATGCTTTCCAACCAACACATTCCTCTGGAATCAAGCCATCTGTTCAAATTTGTTAATTGGAGTTCTTTGCTTCCTGAAAAGTTTAAGAAAGGCCACGTTTATAAGACTCCAACTCATGGTAGTTCAGAGCTGGCTAAAAAATATCCAGGGATTCTAGATGTGAAAGCTTCACCATTGCTAGCTGATGACAGCAAATTGCGTGGTTTACCCCTGACCTATGTCATCACTTGTCAATATGATGTCTTAAGAGATGATGGACTCATGTATGTTACTCGACTTCAGAATTCTGGAGTTCGAGTGATCCATAACCACCTAGAGGGTGCATTCCATggaacactttattttctttttactaaagTTGGTTATAGAGCAGCCGATCAGTATATTAATTGGCTACATGAAAACCTGTAG